The following are encoded in a window of Wolbachia endosymbiont (group B) of Hofmannophila pseudospretella genomic DNA:
- the secA gene encoding preprotein translocase subunit SecA yields the protein MPDSTLVLTTILIFFIFTLSLFFIKRIFGSTNKKIIKSFRKIAQQINALEQEMQSLSDEDLASKTTELKQELKNGKTLNDLLVPAFAVVREASRRFLNMRHFDVQLIGGMVLHNGMISEMKTGEGKTLVATLAAYLNSLEGKGVHVVTVNDYLAKRDTEWMSKLYNSLGVSVAFITNNLTDDERKKAYSADIVYSTNNELAFDYLRDNMKFSQEDMVQRGFNYAIVDEVDSILIDEARTPLIISGPLEENNQIYKHINKIVIKLVDSDYEVDEKSRAVFLTENGISRVEELLKSYNIIPENSSLYDTSNIILTHYIDQALRAHKLFTADKDYIVKNGKVVIIDEFTGRMMEGRRYSDGLHQALEAKENLEIQHESQTLASVTFQNYFRMYNKLSGMTGTAVTEAEEFHDIYRLNVVKIPTNVSVKRIDVDDEIYGTEKEKFSAVLKFIEECHKRLQPVLVGTVSIENSEKLSALLQSYSLKHSVLNARYHEQEAYIIAQAGIPGSITIATNMAGRGTDIQLGGNVEMIAKIELEKIKNADEREKKYQEIVERVKKDKEIAIKAGGLCVIGTERHESRRIDDQLRGRSGRQGDPGLSKFFLSLEDDLMRIFGSDRMRNFLQKVGLKNNEAIHHPWINKALEKAQKKVEVRNYDVRKSLLKFDDVINNQRKVIFKQRNHILNNEINDLVEVYSEVNEDIIEGIVQSGYYEDYVEDIAKEFHIRYGITLNLAEFLNKQEALDYINDKIQEFFTEKEKYFNSQQTTDLWNTIVKQVMIMTLDHLWREHLSVLESLRQSINLRAMGQKDPLNEFKREAFLMFESMLEKWGELTIHRLAHFKLLDNQEIGNRSRSTKNSRFPKVSRNDKCPCNSGKKYKNCHGAVVIAN from the coding sequence ATGCCAGACTCTACGTTAGTTTTAACAACTATTCTTATATTCTTCATCTTTACGTTGTCACTTTTTTTTATAAAAAGGATATTTGGATCAACAAACAAGAAGATAATAAAATCCTTCAGAAAAATTGCTCAGCAAATTAATGCGCTAGAGCAAGAAATGCAGAGCTTATCTGATGAGGATCTTGCTAGTAAAACTACGGAATTAAAACAAGAACTGAAAAATGGAAAAACACTAAATGACCTTCTCGTACCTGCATTTGCGGTTGTACGAGAAGCATCACGAAGATTCCTTAATATGAGGCATTTCGACGTTCAGCTAATTGGTGGAATGGTTCTCCATAATGGCATGATATCAGAAATGAAAACAGGAGAAGGAAAGACACTCGTCGCAACTTTAGCTGCATATCTAAATTCTTTAGAAGGAAAAGGTGTGCACGTCGTAACTGTTAACGACTATCTTGCAAAACGAGATACAGAGTGGATGAGTAAATTATATAATTCTCTTGGAGTTTCTGTTGCATTTATTACAAATAATTTGACAGACGACGAGAGAAAAAAGGCTTATAGCGCAGATATAGTATACTCAACAAATAATGAACTTGCCTTTGATTATCTACGAGATAATATGAAATTTTCTCAAGAAGATATGGTTCAAAGAGGCTTCAATTATGCAATAGTAGACGAAGTAGACTCCATACTGATTGATGAAGCGCGTACTCCGCTCATTATTTCTGGCCCACTTGAGGAAAATAATCAGATATATAAGCATATCAATAAAATAGTAATCAAATTAGTTGATTCTGACTATGAAGTCGATGAAAAGAGTAGAGCAGTGTTCCTCACTGAAAATGGCATTTCACGAGTGGAGGAATTACTAAAATCGTATAACATCATTCCTGAAAATTCCTCGCTCTATGATACTAGCAATATTATACTGACTCATTATATAGATCAAGCACTTCGTGCACATAAGCTGTTTACTGCTGATAAAGATTATATAGTGAAAAACGGTAAGGTGGTAATTATTGATGAGTTTACTGGGCGCATGATGGAAGGTAGGAGATATTCTGATGGTCTTCACCAGGCACTGGAGGCAAAGGAGAATCTTGAAATTCAGCATGAAAGTCAAACTTTAGCATCAGTCACATTTCAGAACTACTTTCGTATGTACAACAAACTTTCTGGTATGACAGGAACAGCAGTAACAGAGGCAGAGGAGTTTCATGATATATATAGATTAAATGTAGTAAAAATTCCAACTAATGTGTCTGTTAAAAGAATAGATGTTGACGATGAAATTTATGGCACAGAAAAAGAAAAATTTAGTGCTGTATTGAAATTCATAGAAGAATGCCACAAACGCCTACAACCAGTCCTTGTTGGTACGGTAAGTATTGAAAACTCTGAAAAACTTTCTGCGCTTTTGCAAAGCTATTCTCTTAAGCATTCAGTACTGAATGCTCGTTATCATGAACAAGAAGCGTATATAATAGCGCAAGCTGGAATACCAGGCAGCATTACTATAGCAACAAACATGGCAGGACGTGGAACTGATATTCAGCTTGGTGGAAATGTTGAAATGATTGCAAAAATAGAGCTCGAGAAAATAAAAAATGCTGATGAAAGAGAAAAAAAATATCAAGAAATAGTCGAAAGAGTAAAAAAAGATAAGGAAATTGCTATAAAAGCTGGTGGCTTATGTGTTATCGGAACCGAAAGGCATGAAAGCAGGAGAATAGATGATCAACTGCGTGGCCGTTCTGGTCGTCAGGGTGACCCTGGACTTTCTAAGTTCTTTCTATCACTTGAAGATGATTTAATGAGAATATTTGGCTCTGATAGAATGAGGAATTTTTTACAAAAAGTGGGACTAAAGAACAATGAGGCTATTCATCACCCATGGATTAATAAAGCACTTGAGAAAGCACAGAAGAAAGTTGAAGTTAGAAATTATGATGTGCGGAAGTCTTTGCTAAAGTTTGATGATGTAATTAACAATCAACGTAAGGTTATTTTTAAGCAGAGAAATCATATTTTAAACAATGAAATCAATGATTTAGTTGAAGTATATAGTGAAGTAAATGAGGATATAATAGAAGGTATAGTACAAAGTGGTTATTACGAAGATTATGTTGAAGATATTGCAAAAGAATTCCACATAAGATACGGGATAACGCTTAATCTAGCAGAGTTTTTGAATAAACAAGAAGCCTTGGATTATATAAATGACAAAATACAAGAATTTTTTACTGAGAAAGAAAAATATTTCAATAGTCAACAAACTACAGATTTGTGGAATACGATAGTGAAACAAGTGATGATCATGACACTTGATCATTTATGGAGGGAGCACCTTTCGGTCTTAGAGAGCCTAAGACAAAGCATAAATTTGCGTGCCATGGGGCAAAAAGACCCACTGAATGAATTTAAACGCGAAGCTTTCTTAATGTTTGAGTCGATGCTTGAAAAGTGGGGGGAGCTTACCATTCACCGCCTAGCGCACTTTAAGTTGCTAGACAATCAAGAAATAGGCAATAGGTCACGCTCTACTAAAAATAGCAGATTTCCAAAAGTTTCAAGAAATGACAAGTGCCCTTGTAACTCTGGAAAAAAATACAAAAACTGTCACGGTGCAGTTGTCATAGCGAATTAG
- a CDS encoding transposase: MVSKRQEVICPGFKRKRVSMIGALNEGKVKAPWIIDGYCNSEIFDAYVENVLVPVFKPGQTIVLDNASFYKSARTKNLIENIGCKILFLPPYSPDLNPIEKF, translated from the coding sequence GTGGTCTCAAAGAGGCAAGAGGTTATTTGCCCAGGGTTTAAAAGAAAGAGGGTAAGCATGATTGGAGCACTAAATGAAGGAAAAGTTAAAGCACCATGGATAATTGATGGCTACTGCAACAGCGAGATTTTTGATGCTTATGTAGAAAATGTACTTGTTCCTGTATTTAAACCTGGACAGACTATTGTTCTCGACAATGCGAGCTTTTATAAATCTGCAAGGACGAAAAATTTGATAGAAAATATTGGGTGTAAAATTTTGTTCTTACCTCCATACTCGCCAGATTTAAATCCGATTGAGAAGTTCTGA